A region from the Benincasa hispida cultivar B227 chromosome 10, ASM972705v1, whole genome shotgun sequence genome encodes:
- the LOC120088523 gene encoding uncharacterized protein LOC120088523: protein MAAEVSSLVRVLTGYNKDDRHRTVGNDSAAEKLTPLITRDLLSGGYSKYTESQELDLDLHVPSGWERRLDLKSGKTFIQRCNVQDFNNNQTVPKLQDLNFPPSPNFSKFQSSNHLVDETSLDLKLVSSLSPSPSPSSPRSNYQSVCTLDKVKSALERAERNPIRKRSSLWKSSPSPSYSSSSSSAMAEKEFRDEDNLKSLSSPIAAGCPGCLSYVLVMKNNPTCPRCNSVVPLPAPKKPRIDLNISI, encoded by the exons ATGGCCGCCGAAGTGAGCTCGCTCGTGCGAGTTCTTACAGGCTACAACAAAGACGACCGTCATCGGACGGTCGGAAACGATTCCGCCGCCGAGAAATTAACGCCTCTGATCACCCGAGACTTACTCAGCGGCGGCTATTCCAAATATACAGAGTCCCAAGAATTGGACCTCGATCTCCATGTCCCTTCCGGCTGGGAAAGACGACTCGATTTGAAG TCAGGGAAAACGTTTATCCAAAGATGCAATGTTCAAGATTTCAACAACAATCAAACAGTACCAAAGCTTCAAGATTTGAATTTTCCACCGTCACCcaatttctctaaatttcaaTCGTCGAATCATTTGGTTGATGAAACCAGTTTGGATTTGAAATTGGTTTCGTCGTTATCGCCGTCGCCATCGCCGTCGTCGCCGAGGAGTAATTATCAGAGCGTTTGTACTTTGGATAAGGTCAAATCGGCGCTCGAACGGGCCGAAAGAAATCCCATCAGAAAACGATCGTCGTTGTGGAAATCATCGCCGTCGCCGTCGTATTCGTCGTCGTCGTCATCAGCGATGGCGGAGAAAGAGTTTCGAGATGAAGACAACTTGAAATCTTTGTCGTCGCCGATCGCCGCCGGCTGCCCTGGGTGTTTGTCGTATGTGTTGGTGATGAAGAACAATCCGACGTGCCCACGGTGTAACTCCGTCGTGCCGTTGCCGGCGCCGAAGAAACCTCGGATTGATCTGAACATTTCGATTTGA